The Neomonachus schauinslandi chromosome 11, ASM220157v2, whole genome shotgun sequence genomic sequence TCTGCACATCTTTGTCAACTCTTGgtattgtccatttttttttggttttggttttacctttccctgatggctaaagatATCagtcatcttttcatgtgcttatttactatttatatatcttctctggagaaatatctatttaagtccctttttaaaaaagatttatttatttatttgagacagagagagcaagtgagtggggagagaatcccaagcagaattcacgctgagtgtggagcctgactcagggcttaatcttctgacccatgagatcatgacctgagccgaaatcacaagtGGATGCTTACCTgcgtgagccacccaggcacccctcaagtcctttatccatttttaaattaggttgtctttttattgtttttttaaagatttatttatttatttgagagagagagtgcacgcacaagtcaggaggagagggtgggggaggagcagagggagacggacaagccaactctgcgctgagcacagagccagatgaggggctggatcccaggaccctgagatcattacctgagctgaaatcaagagtcagatgcctaactgactgagccaccaggtgccccaggttgtctttttattgttgagttataaaAGGTTTTCCCTATATCACGAATACTaaaccttatcagatatatgatttaaaaatattttctcccattctgtgagatgttttttcacttttacatggtgtcctttgaagcacaacagttttcaattttgatgagctccaatttattttatttttggttgctTCTGTTTTTGGTGCCGTATCTGTGAAGTTATTGCCTAATCCcaagtcacaaagatttatacCTATGCTTTCTCCTAAGAGTCttataatttttgcctttttacttacatttagatttttgatctactttgagttaatttttgtatatggtgtgaagtaggAGTCTACCTTCATTTTTTGGCATGTGGATATTCTGTTTTTCCCAgccaatttgttgaaaagacctattgtagtttttattaaaatttgtttggTGGTATAATCACCTAGAGatcctggtttttaaaaaatgcaaaatctgtTACTACAATGGGTCTGAGGACCTAAGGTTTTTATAgcactccaggtgattccaatacaaaaaaaagaagattttgtGACCTCTGCCCCAGAGTAATCtgaaatcaaaaaagaagaaaaaagtcaagggaactgaaaaaaaaagaaaaaaggaaaaaactaagaTACAAGCATCAGAGACAAAGGAAACAAGCCAACATGTGAAAATCAATTATCCTTCTGCTTGatatcaagaattaaaaaaaaaaaaagtgtttggaaatccagaaaagaaaaggaagaagataggGAATCAGGTAAAAACTATGAAAAGTCTGGAATTCCCTGAATGACCATCATACATCATGGCTCAGAATCACAGTCACAGTATtaatgcttcaaaaaaaaaagactgtttaaaTTTTAACATTAGTTCGAATTGTTGCCTCAAGTGTCTATAGATTTGCACCAGCATGTTTTCCTAACACCAGCAACCTTtctggcacacacacactcacatacacacttGCACACAGACTCTTACCACTCAAGTATAATACCTCCTATCCATATATTTGCCCATCCTCCTAACAAAAGGCTCAATGTTCTATctcttcatgtttaaaaaaaaaaatctaacaagaGAAGTTTGtaataataaatacagattttttttaattaaaaaaaagggataaatTTCTTATACCTGAAAATGCATGTATTTGCCCATGGCTAAGATGAATGAAGAGAACTTGAAAATTATCCAACACTGGATCACAGATAATAGGGGTCTAGAGAATATCACTGGATACCATGGATCTTCTCTCCAAGGTCAAATGTATTCCCTtacttcataaaataataaagtaggacACTCCCCTGGAATGCTTATATTCGATGGTCCATGATATCTTGAATGGATGACAAAGAATGGCTCCACAAAGCCAAAGGAACCTCTTAGTGTTAACACCAAGATTAGAGCCCAAGGACACAGAAAAGAAGGTAGCTTAGACTGTGTTTCAAGAATTCCAGATTGGGGCATTCCTCTTACCTGCAGCAGGTCCACTGTTGACCATTTACGGCGATGCTCCAGATCTGAGATGAGCTCTTTCACCAATTGGTTCTGCTGAGCCagctcagcctcagcctcagccaaGCTATCCAGTatcctcttctcctcttcttccaatTTTTGCAGTTCTCTCTGCTCTTCACTGTCCAGGATGCTTCTAAGCTGATTGAATTCCGTCCATATCCTTTGTCTCTCAGTCTGTATCTGGTACTTCAAGGTTggacaaacaaaaaaggtaaagagTCTATCTGCCTGAAAACCTACTGTATAAGGGATTAGGagccaagaaaagaaatttttttttttaaagattttatttatttatttgacagagagagacacagcgagagagggaacaccagcaggcggagtgggagagggagaagcaggcttcctgccgagcaggaagcctgatgcggggctcgattccaggaccctgggatcatgacctgagccgaaggcagacgcttaacgactgagccacccaggcgcccccaaaagaaatattttttcactgAGTTCTAACCAAGAGGGAAATGGAGGCACGGGGGCAATTTTTGGGAAAGCTGGGTATTTTTCCTACTATTTTCCCTTTAGTAAACAGGCCTCAGACTGTCTTATCTAGGCCAACCCTGGGATGAAATGTAAAACCTAAGTGAGGTTTAGGTTGTAGATGGCTGTATTGGACACTCACACCTCCCTGCATTACCACACTTCCAAGTTCGAACCTTGGGGAAAATCTTGGTCCTTTGCCCAGTGTCTTTCACTGGAGGTGTCAGAGTCTCATTGGAAAAGAGGAATGGAAGACAGAATTTTCCATCCTTCCTCACCAAAGAGTCTGTCTTTATTCTCAATTCCAAATACCTGTGTGTCCACTCTCCAGCCCTCAATGTAACAGAGACAGGACAAAGAGGAGAACTAATCAAATGGCTTCTGGATGCATTCTGTGTCAGGGAACAAAGAGGAAGGGGCTTCCTTGTGATTTGGACTGAAGGTCCTGCCAAGATTCCTGTGTCAAAAACCCCTTAAAAAGTCTcttcctaccttccaggaagtcCTCTCTTCTCTGATGTCAGCTTCCAACTTCTCACCTTTCTGCTGCTCCTTCCTCAGCCTCTCCAGAGCTGCCTGAAGCTTCTCCTGTGAAAGAGAAGTCACATCAGATGACTCACATCAGGACTCATCAACAATCTCCGAACTTTCGCAGCAAAGAATAAATGGGGAAGAAATCAGGCTGATCCCTGAAGAGACCAGTTTACAGAAATTGGGATTAGAATCTATGATACAGGAGAAAACCTAAGGAGAATACATCCTTTGTTCCTGGGTGTCACCATCCCTCACCAAGAGTAGCCTAATTCTCTCTTTTCATAGAGGATTGATTCTGCAGTCCCAAGAAAAATCCTATACTCTTACTGACACTCTTTCCACATCCAATCCACAATGTTGAAGAGCAACCATCCTGCTGAGGGGAACAATGAGAGCCAAGCTCTCCACTCAtataatgaaagggaaaaaaaaaaaaaaggaaaacctctcACTCTTGGCCAAGAGGCTTGGCTCCAAACCTCAgggcccttcccccccccccctttttaggatttctttatttgagagagagtggggggaaggggcagaggaagagagaaaggggaagcagactccccattgagcctggagccccatgtggggctggatctcatgaccctgagatcacaagccaagctaaaaccaagagtcggaggcttaactgactgagccatacaggcaCCCCAAGGCTCATTCTTTATGTAAGTGGAAAGAATACACAGAAATGTCCTTCAGGCATTGGAAGCTGAGCATAGTGTAAGAGACATACATGAAAAGAGATTACAGGGCTCAGTACCATGGTGCCAAGCTGTGTACAGAGGGATGGAAAGGTGAGATTTCCCACCAAGTAccatcttcctccttttctccctccatcCTGGGCCCTACCTGACATTCCTTGACTACTTCCTCCACGAGGTATGTGTGGTGACCACGGTGCTCCTGAGACTGCTCACAAAGCCAACAAATGACCTTCCTATCCTCCTTACAGAAGAGCAGGAGTTTCTCTTCATGGTGCACACAGAGGTTTCTCTTCAGCTCCTTCTCTGGGTTCAACTTGAACTCTCTGATTCTCTCCATTATGTTGACCAGATGCTGATCAGGACATAGGTTTCCAAGTGAGTATCTGATACCACACACAGGACAGCTGCTTTCCTCTCCTGGGCTGATCTCTGACTCCTTGGTGTCCACAGTGATGCAGGCTTGACAGAAGCTGTGGCCACAGTCTAGAGTCAGGGATTCTGTCAAAAGCTTCAGGCAGATGTGACAGGACACCTCATCTTGTATGTTCAGGATTTTTAAAGCCTTAGTACATCTCCCCTGGCTTCTTCCTGTCCTAACTCCTGGAGCTCTTCTTGCTTAAATGTTCCTGGATGGCTGGGCAGATTGAAAGGGGATGAGGTAAGAATGGCAGGAGTAAAAAGGATTTTAATTGTACAGATATTAAGGATTGGTCAAAACTGAAATGTTGAAGgacaaaaaagaagagagaaaaagaaaacagaaataaaattcagtggCCTGGGTAAACTGCTAATGCCTCAGGCTTCCGCATTTGCTCTTCTTTAAGCCTGGAATGATCCACCCCTGAATATTTGCATGACTTCCTCTTATACTTCATCCAACTCTCTCCTTAAATATCATTTCATCAGAAAGACCCAATGATTACTTTATCTATAGCACAATTACCAATATATCATTCACTACACATTAGTCATCCTTTTCTTATTATCACTATATAATATACGATATCTTTTCCTTAAATACCCTACTCCTAAAATACAATCCACACATAGATTAGGcactttgtttttattcactCCTGTATCCCTAGTGCTAGAATGCACAGGAACACAACCtttgatgaatatataaagaacctccTCATTTCTCCATAGGTGATTAGACCTCTTTTTTATCAGCATTTCATCTTTTTGTTCCATTAATTATCTGTTCTCCAACAGGTAAACGTTGGGACCACAGATACAGTTTCAACATAAGAAATGCTTACCTCCACATATACCTGTCCCATACAGAACCCTTCCATTCTCTCATATTCACTCCCAGAGACACTCACAGAAACAAATGCCACAGTAGGGAAGGAATTTTACCACTAAGAATTGTAGAACTAGTTACAATTTATAAATCACTTTGACCTATTTATTCTTTATACAAAAGTCCTTGGGAAATAGAGTACTTTATTGAAGTGTGTAAATTGAATGAAGTAGCTTATAAAGATTATTTCATTCAGTAAGTTGAATTAGGGTGAATACAGTGTCCACAGGATTCTTTTTCAGAGGTCTGGTAGGTGTGATAAACACtaccacccaggggtccctgttTTGGAGGAACTAATAATTTGCCAAATAGGAGAATATCAAAGATATCCCCCTTGAATAAGTAAGGATTGAACTAAAAGTTGTGAGAAGGGATAtggaatgagaaagaggaaaaatatattttagagagaagaggTCACATATATGAATGCCCTGTTGATGGAAGACACAACATCTTCTACAGATCTTAAAATACCCGTATGGCTGGTATGCAGAGAGCTGCTAGGCTTTTGGCATTAATAGGCCAGCAGGGACCAAAAATGTGACACTTCCTAAATGATGTAAAAGAGACAGCCTCTCTCCAAAGAGCAGGGATCAGTGTTGGGAGTTTGTAGGACAGGCTGCTGGAGGGAATGAGAAACAGACGAGGCTGAGAGAGACGGTAAGATAAAAGGGACAGGATTGGGAGTTAGGTTGGATGTACGGGAACAAAGGGTCATCATCAGGCTTAAGTCCTTTCTTCCCATAAAAAGGACATGGATATTACCGTCTCCTAGcgctctgttttatttttattattttcggTAAGCACAGACCTCCGCTTCCACAAGTGGGTTGTGACTCGTGTAATGAAATATTTGCCGGTAGGGTGCTAGAAGCTATGTTCATGGCTCTTACAAGGTAATCAATCTACCAGCCCAAGACTTACCTAAGCTATGTTAGTTTCATACATACCACGTGGTCTTGTTCTCTTACAAACGACCAGATGAAGGAGATAACGTCCCTCCTATACCACTGTATGGACCCTCCCTGGGAGCTCACGTGAGGCAGCCATGCTGCTGTGTGGCATCTCCTGTCCTGTAGGCCCCAGCTAAGCTACGTGAACCTGACTGGTTTCTGTCCTGCTAAGTCACATGAGTGGGAATGACAAACCAAACCTAAAATTATTCCTGGTGGTCAGTCAGAAGGCATATCACAGGGTGGCAGCATGGAGACGCTGCTGATCCTCAGAACCTGGACTCATTATGGACAAGGAACtgtgaggcaaaaaaaaaaaagaggaagatctCAGTAGATATTAATCATGATACTTGTCTTAAATGATTGAACTCTATCCCCCACATGGACATCGCcttgtgaatgtgaccttgtttggaaataaggtctttgcagatgtaatcaagttaagatgagataACACTGGAATAGGTGGGCTCTCAATCCAATGACCAGCGTCCTTTAAGAAGAGGAGAGGGTGCACCACATAcaggggagaaggccatgtggcAATGGTGGCAGAGACTGGAGCAATGCAGCAACCAGGCAAGGCACGCCAAGGACTGctggaaaccaccagaagctaggagagaaacATGGAACAGACTCTCCCTCAGTACCTACGGAAGAAACCaattctgccaacaccttgactttggacttctggcctcctgaactgTGGGAGAATAAATTCCTGTGGTTTTAAGCCATAATTGGTTATAAAACCTTAGGAAAGTAACACAGTTGAAAAGGTCCGATGAAGAAAGAACTGAGGTTCTTAACAAACTATAATCTTCCCTTTgctctaaaaagagaaaataggggCATGATGAAAGCTGTATGGAGATAAATTTAGGTCTAGAAATATGCTCACTTCTCCAATCATCCATTAAGTGAACCTGGTGAAAGATAAAGCTGAATGTGGGCTGATCAATGTGATCTAGCCAATGGTATGGATACTGAAAATTGTCCTATGGTCAGATCAGGCTTTAATGACTGGCAAGACCAGGGGTTTACAGGACATGATAATATCCACCCCTGCTCACAACTGAAGCTATAAGCCAACCATAGGCATGGGGTTCTCtgttatctttcattctattcagTATCCAACCAATGCTGAGAAACATCTCAAGTCTATGGGGAAGTGGACCATGCATCCTATTATGGGGTTATAAACCTCATGTTCACAGTGGGGCTACAAGAAGTTGATGTTAAAGCAGCTGCCACCACACTGGCCACAGAAGGAGGAAGGTACAAAGGAGGCAGAGTCCCCACACATGGGCAGTGACCCCACCAATGCCCAAGAGTGACCCGAGAGCCCAGCAGTGATCAGGAAGATAGGAAGGGAATACAAGTAGTATCTGCCTGATGGGAGTCCCAGGTCAACTGGCGGCCACAAATATCCTACACTTGAGTTTTCTCCTAACATCAGGACTCCTGAAAATGCAACTCTATGCCTCTCTGCAGGtcacatagtaaaataaaagtgTCTCCAGGAAGTGGCGTGCAGGGAAGGATGTTCTTTGAAGTTTTAGACAGCATTCTAGACATTTCTCTTGGTTTCCTGGGCCAGGAACTGCCCCTGGGGAAGTCAGACCTGTTTTTGACATGGAGAGACCTGGGGAAATCAGAAATATTGCAATGCTCCCTCCCCATAACTCTATATTGAGAGTTCCTGCTTCAGCAACTCCTTGGAATCCAGGGCTAAATCtgtgcctgccccccccccaaaacaccccATTCATGACCCTCTCTCCAAGAGCTCTAGCTCTCTGGTAAATATGTTTCtagaaagtaatatttttaaaaagtcattttaaaaaaagtcattttgtaaCATAGGACCACTTTTATTAAATTGCTCCTGGTCTCATTAGTTCATCAGAAGACACTGAGTGTTTTCTTCAAATTAGTCCCAACCATTTCCACTGCCATCCCCCTGGCAGGAGCCACCTGCATCTCCTGTGTGGATTCTGGGTAATGGTTCTCCCTGAAACTATCACTGCCCTTCCTCAGTGTCCTGCCATCGCCGTTCTCACGTCGCTGACTAGAGTGCTCCTCAGAGCAGACACCAGTCCCGTCACCCTTGTGCTCAAATACACGTCGTCCAGCGTGAGCTGGTCATCATCACCACCAGTCAGGCTACATGACACATTCCTCCTCCCTGCCTATTCCGCCCCAGCCCACACTGGCCTCTTTCCAATCCGGGAGGAAACCCATGCTAAAGCCTTTGAATCCCTCACATTCTTAAGATTCTACTCAAATATCTCCTCACCAGGAGGCCTTCAGGAAAACTATTTAACAGTTGCAAGGCCTTTACCAGGTCACTACATTTGACACTTAAAAACTGTTACCTCATGCTATTAGTCACCTTCTTGTATACATAtcaattatttgtttgtttacaatCTCTCCCCAACTCAACTGTAAGCTCTTCTATGTATTTAACATTTACTCCATGTTGAATGCATATtcattgcactttttttttttacaccagcAGCTTTAGTTCCAATGAAtcaattgtttaaataaataaataaatctatttcatCCTATGGGTTTGGGCCTTGTTTTGGACCCGGGGGGACAATCAGTATCGGGGCAGAAATGGACCCCATCCAGGAGTAAAGCAGGAACAGCGACTTCTGAGAAGTAGGCGTACAGGATGTACATGTGTCAGAAGGTATGTAACAAACCCATCAATGTGAAAACTGCTCACAAGTGAGCTTCAGATGGGACATCATCACTGTCAGTCATGGAGCAAATGTCTTAGCAAGACCACTGGATCTCTGggctccttcattttttttttttttttaagatttttatttatttatttaacagatagagagacagcgagagagggaacacaagcagggggagtgagaagcaggcttcttgctgagcagggagcccgatgcgggactcgatcccaggacctgagccaaaggcagatgcttaactgaatgagccaccccggtgcccctgtatatgagcttttatttatttttaagattttatttatttatttgacagagagagacacagcgagagagggaacacaagcagggggagtgggagagggagaagcaggcttcccgctaagcagggagcccgatgcggggctcgagcccaggaccctgggaccatgacctgagcctaaggcagacgcttagcgactgagccacccaggcgccccctctggaCTCCCTCTGAGCAATAATCAGCTCCGGTTAATTAGCTCTGAACGAAGAAAAATAGTAAGGAATTGAGATAACCATGCAAAGGTGTGTCTACAGAGGAGGAATGATGGAGAAAGAGCCCTAAGGCAGGTGGGGATGCCGATGTCAGCGGGCTCCTGGAAGCAAGAGGACAGGGGCCTATGCAGGGAAGTGCAAAGAGACCCCTGAGACTGGCACTCGGAAGGACACAGGGCGAAAG encodes the following:
- the LOC110576440 gene encoding tripartite motif-containing protein 34-like, with the translated sequence MEGFCMGQVYVEALKILNIQDEVSCHICLKLLTESLTLDCGHSFCQACITVDTKESEISPGEESSCPVCGIRYSLGNLCPDQHLVNIMERIREFKLNPEKELKRNLCVHHEEKLLLFCKEDRKVICWLCEQSQEHRGHHTYLVEEVVKECQEKLQAALERLRKEQQKGEKLEADIREERTSWKYQIQTERQRIWTEFNQLRSILDSEEQRELQKLEEEEKRILDSLAEAEAELAQQNQLVKELISDLEHRRKWSTVDLLQDMSGIMKWSEIWTLKKPKTVSKRLKSVFHTPDLSTMLRMCRELTHVQCYWVDITLNPINLNLNLVLSEDQRQVMSVPIWPVKCTNYGILGSQYFSSGKHYWEIDVSKKTAWILGVYCRTRFCNIKFGVRQGTVHRNVYSRYRPQCGYWVIGLLNKFEYKAFEESSTSHPMVLTISMAVPPHRVGVFLDYDAGIVSFFNVTNHGSLIYKFSKCCFSQIAYPYFNPWNCPGPIILCPPCS